Proteins from one Oncorhynchus gorbuscha isolate QuinsamMale2020 ecotype Even-year linkage group LG18, OgorEven_v1.0, whole genome shotgun sequence genomic window:
- the LOC124004214 gene encoding amphoterin-induced protein 3-like, translating into MFWSQGVAAPLVLVLNPLLLVLLLQQQVTEAEVWAEDEVWAEAEIGADAGVGAEAGVGVGVWVDAGVGAEAKVGDEAGIRGEAGVRGKAGVRGNAEVGAEAVTEDGVGADSGVGALVRAKAEVGAVAVTEAGVRAKAKVRAEAGVGAVAVTEAGVRAEAGVGAVAVTEAGVRAKAKVRAEAGVGAEAVTEAGIGTEVGADSGVGAWVGAKAEVRAGVGAETVTEVGVETGPGAEARPGAEAGAEASFGACLAGVGTSEAEDGAEVGASEAEAEVSSCPKGCLCCSDILSCADQGLKALPSGLHAYITTLDLNHNHLTELKEGSFAALPRLESLRLAHNRLKCLEAGTFRNSRSLRQLDLSSNQLDKVEVHYFLELTGLEELLLFNNRIVRVESKALAALGNLRKAYVSHNHLTDFPFFSIQEDSHPFLTTMDLSSNSMSKLPLVDIETLPATLQSGLFLHNNTLICECEMYNMFRRWEQKGFTSVRDFREEYTCLVYGERKASVKFFHHRHFFELNLNCSSAVAGAVREPEGSLLVYEGDGVVLDCHTTLRGQHLTYLWVSPHHGAGAPPENNGTLRMHANGSLEIVSAQAEDSGVYWCKVFDAVKKNESWDVNVTVLMRHDEAEPFNTGFTTLIGCVTTLVLVLMYLYLTPCRCWCCKHPLPPGTPSPANDQSSILTSPPPSTTEGPGRKMCESTFTITDQTARLGAWNNLPSPR; encoded by the coding sequence ATGTTCTGGTCTCAGGGTGTAGCTGCACCTTTGGTGCTGGTGTTGAACCCTCTCCTCCTAGTGTTGCTACTGCAACAGCAGGTAACTGAGGCTGAGGTCTGGGCTGAGGATGAGGTCTGGGCTGAGGCCGAGATAGGGGCTGATGCTGGGGTCGGAGCAGAGGccggggttggggttggggtctgGGTTGATGCTGGAGTTGGGGCTGAGGCCAAGGTCGGGGATGAGGCTGGGATCAGGGGTGAGGCTGGGGTCAGGGGTAAGGCTGGGGTCAGGGGTAATGCTGAGGTCGGGGCTGAGGCTGTGACTGAGGATGGGGTCGGGGCTGATTCTGGGGTCGGTGCTTTGGTCAGGGCTAAGGCTGAGGTTGGGGCTGTGGCTGTGACTGAGGCTGGGGTCAGGGCTAAGGCTAAGGtcagggctgaggctggggttggggctgtggcTGTGACTGAGGCTGGGGtcagggctgaggctggggttggggctgtggcTGTGACTGAGGCTGGGGTCAGGGCTAAGGCTAAGGtcagggctgaggctggggttggggctgaggCTGTGACTGAGGCTGGGATTGGGACTGAGGTCGGGGCTGATTCTGGGGTCGGTGCTTGGGTGGGGGCTAAGGCTGAGGTcagggctggggttggggctgagaCTGTGACTGAGGTCGGGGTTGAGACCGGACCTGGGGCTGAGGCCAGACCTggagctgaggctggggctgaggccAGTTTCGGAGCTTGTTTGGCTGGGGTCGGGACTAGTGAGGCCGAGGATGGGGCTGAGGTCGGGGCTagtgaggctgaggctgaggtcAGCAGCTGTCCCAAGGGATGCCTGTGTTGCTCCGACATCCTCAGCTGCGCCGACCAGGGTCTGAAGGCGCTGCCCTCTGGGCTGCATGCGTACATCACCACCCTGGACCTCAACCACAACCACCTGACTGAGTTGAAGGAGGGAAGCTTTGCTGCGCTGCCCCGTCTGGAGTCCCTCCGCCTGGCTCACAACCGTCTGAAATGCCTCGAGGCCGGAACCTTCCGGAACAGCAGATCGCTACGGCAACTGGACCTGTCGTCCAATCAGCTAGACAAAGTGGAGGTGCACTACTTTCTGGAGCTGACAGGATTGGAGGAGCTGCTGCTCTTCAACAACCGCATCGTTCGTGTGGAGAGCAAGGCCCTTGCGGCGCTCGGCAACCTGCGCAAGGCCTACGTCAGCCACAACCACCTCACAGACTTCCCATTCTTCTCCATCCAGGAGGACAGCCACCCCTTCCTGACCACCATGGACCTGTCCTCCAACAGCATGTCCAAACTCCCCCTGGTGGACATCGAGACCCTGCCGGCGACCTTGCAGAGCGGACTCTTCCTCCACAACAACACCCTGATCTGCGAGTGCGAAATGTACAATATGTTCCGGCGCTGGGAACAGAAGGGATTCACCTCCGTCAGGGATTTTCGTGAGGAATACACCTGCCTGGTGTACGGGGAACGCAAGGCCTCCGTTAAGTTTTTCCATCACAGACACTTCTTTGAACTGAACTTAAACTGCAGTTCGGCGGTGGCTGGAGCTGTCAGGGAGCCTGAGGGCAGCCTGCTGGTGTACGAAGGAGATGGCGTGGTTCTGGACTGTCACACCACGCTCAGAGGACAGCACCTGACCTACCTGTGGGTGTCACCTCACCATGGAGCCGGTGCTCCGCCGGAGAACAACGGCACTCTCCGCATGCACGCCAACGGCAGCCTGGAGATCGTATCAGCGCAGGCTGAGGACTCTGGCGTGTACTGGTGCAAGGTCTTTGACGCAGTCAAGAAGAATGAGTCATGGGATGTCAACGTGACGGTGTTGATGCGGCACGACGAGGCCGAGCCCTTCAACACGGGGTTTACGACCCTCATAGGGTGCGTGACGACCCTCGTCCTGGTCCTCATGTACCTCTACCTGACCCCCTGCCGCTGCTGGTGCTGCAAGCACCCCCTGCCACCGGGTACCCCCAGCCCCGCCAACGACCAGTCCTCGATCCTGACCTCCCCCCCACCCAGCACCACAGAGGGCCCAGGCCGCAAG